One stretch of Prunus persica cultivar Lovell chromosome G1, Prunus_persica_NCBIv2, whole genome shotgun sequence DNA includes these proteins:
- the LOC18789692 gene encoding auxin efflux carrier component 2: MITGKDIYDVFAAIVPLYVAMILAYGSVRWWKIFTPDQCSGINRFVAVFAVPLLSFHFISSNDPYAMNYQFILADSLQKVVILTALFLWQAFSKRGNLEWMITLFSLSTLPNTLVMGIPLLKAMYGDFSGTLMVQIVVLQSVIWYTLMLFMFEYRGAKLLISEQFPETAASITSFRVDSDVVSLNGREPLQTDAEIGDDGKLHVVVKRSSASSMVSSFNKSHGLNSLTSMTPRASNLTGVEIYSVQSSREPTPRASSFNQTDFYAMFNASKAPSPKHGYTNSFQGGFGDVYSVQSSKGVTPRTSNFDEEALKMSTSNKKRGARSMSGEIFNGGMVSSYPPPNPMFSGSTSGGPKKKDSGGGGGGGGGGSGGAAPNKELHMFVWSSSASPVSEGNLRHAVNRAASTDFGVIDPSKAAALHQHETAASKGMHELIENMSPGRKMSGDRELETEEGSKFPPSASPYSSCQKKVDMEGGVAKKHQMPPASVMTRLILIMVWRKLIRNPNTYSSLLGVAWSLISYKWHIKMPTIVSGSISILSDAGLGMAMFSLGLFMALQPKIIACGKSVATFAMAVRFLTGPAVIAATSIAVGLRGVLLHVAIVQAALPQGIVPFVFAKEYNVHADILSTAVIFGMLVALPITILYYFLLGL; this comes from the exons ATGATCACTGGCAAGGACATATACGATGTTTTTGCAGCCATAGTCCCTTTATACGTGGCTATGATCTTAGCCTACGGTTCCGTCCGGTGGTGGAAAATCTTCACCCCGGACCAATGCTCCGGCATAAATCGCTTCGTGGCCGTTTTCGCCGTCCCATTGCTCTCCTTCCACTTCATCTCCTCCAACGACCCTTACGCCATGAACTACCAGTTTATCCTCGCCGACTCCCTCCAAAAAGTCGTCATCCTCACCGCCCTCTTCCTTTGGCAAGCCTTCTCCAAACGCGGCAACCTCGAGTGGATGATCACGCTTTTCTCCCTCTCCACCCTCCCCAACACCCTCGTCATGGGCATCCCGCTGCTCAAAGCCATGTACGGCGACTTCTCCGGCACCTTGATGGTTCAGATTGTTGTTTTGCAGAGCGTGATCTGGTACACTCTCATGCTCTTCATGTTCGAGTACCGCGGCGCCAAGCTCTTGATCTCCGAGCAGTTCCCGGAGACTGCAGCTTCGATCACGTCGTTCAGAGTTGACTCCGACGTTGTTTCACTCAACGGCCGAGAGCCGCTGCAAACAGACGCGGAGATCGGCGACGACGGGAAGCTTCACGTGGTGGTGAAGCGGTCCAGTGCTTCGTCTATGGTGTCGTCCTTCAACAAGTCACACGGGTTGAACTCGCTGACTTCGATGACCCCGCGGGCTTCGAATCTCACGGGAGTGGAGATTTACTCGGTGCAGTCCTCCCGTGAACCGACGCCGCGGGCGTCCAGCTTCAACCAAACGGATTTTTACGCCATGTTTAATGCCAGCAAGGCCCCGAGCCCCAAGCACGGCTACACAAACAGTTTCCAAGGTGGATTCGGGGACGTTTATTCAGTGCAGTCTTCGAAAGGGGTGACGCCGAGGACTTCAAATTTTGATGAGGAGGCGTTGAAGATGAGTACTAGTAATAAGAAGAGGGGGGCGAGGAGTATGAGCGGTGAGATCTTCAATGGTGGTATGGTCTCTTCGTACCCTCCTCCAAACCCGATGTTTTCCGGGTCTACCAGTGGTGGGCCGAAGAAGAAAGACAGTGGAGGTGGCGGTGgaggcggtggtggtggtagtggtggggCAGCGCCTAATAAAGAGCTTCACATGTTTGTTTGGAGTTCGAGTGCATCGCCAGTTTCTGAAGGGAATCTTAGACATGCAGTAAATCGAGCTGCTTCCACTGACTTTGGGGTAATTGATCCTTCCAAGGCTGCAGCTCTTCATCAACATGAAACTGCTGCTTCAAAAG GTATGCATGAGTTAATTGAGAATATGAGTCCTGGGAGGAAAATGAGTGGAGATAGGGAGCTTGAGACAGAAGAAGGATCCAAGTTTCCACCAAGTGCTTCGCCGTACAGTAGTTGCCAGAAGAAGGTGGACATGGAAGGAGGTGTAGCCAAGAAGCACCAAATGCCTCCTGCCAGTGTCATGACTAGACTTATACTCATCATGGTCTGGAGAAAGCTCATTAGAAACCCCAACACCTACTCCAGCCTTCTTGGCGTGGCCTGGTCTCTCATATCATACAa GTGGCACATCAAAATGCCAACAATTGTAAGTGGATCCATATCAATCTTATCTGATGCTGGTTTGGGAATGGCTATGTTCAGTCTCG gaTTATTCATGGCTTTACAACCAAAGATCATAGCTTGTGGAAAATCTGTTGCAACATTTGCAATGGCTGTTAGGTTTTTAACAGGCCCAGCAGTGATTGCTGCAACCTCTATTGCTGTTGGTCTTCGGGGAGTTCTTTTACATGTTGCAATAGTTCAG gcTGCTCTTCCTCAAGGCATTGTTCCCTTTGTATTTGCCAAGGAATACAATGTCCACGCAGACATACTTAGCACTGC GGTCATTTTTGGAATGCTGGTTGCCTTGCCCATAACAATTctctattattttcttcttgggCTTTAG